A single window of Salvia splendens isolate huo1 chromosome 8, SspV2, whole genome shotgun sequence DNA harbors:
- the LOC121745817 gene encoding uncharacterized protein LOC121745817 produces the protein MATPVGKVRMEAIQKVVPTKPTDPRQLRRITVSQNAGSAAVLQRRFHLLLCYNKGSSEDSGWLVVGQIKESLGRVLQDYPLLAGKLRWCDADLEIVCIDSSTPMVETKAEMALAGFVKMEEKREDEAELVFWGMFFNIPLNSENALELLFLTKI, from the coding sequence atggcAACTCCGGTGGGCAAAGTGCGCATGGAAGCAATTCAAAAAGTGGTTCCAACAAAGCCAACAGATCCACGACAATTGCGCAGAATCACGGTTTCACAAAATGCGGGATCGGCGGCGGTGCTGCAGCGGCGCTTCCACCTGCTTCTCTGCTACAACAAGGGCTCCTCCGAGGACTCCGGATGGCTGGTTGTCGGGCAGATTAAAGAGTCTCTCGGAAGAGTCCTGCAGGACTACCCCTTGCTCGCCGGCAAGCTGCGCTGGTGCGACGCTGATTTGGAGATCGTGTGCATTGATTCCAGCACTCCAATGGTGGAGACCAAGGCGGAGATGGCGTTGGCCGGTTTCGTCAAAATGGAGGAAAAGAGAGAGGATGAAGCTGAGCTCGTTTTCTGGGGGATGTTCTTCAACATACCCCTCAATTCCGAAAATGCCCTTGAGCtattatttttaacaaaaatctga